Below is a genomic region from Paraburkholderia sp. BL23I1N1.
GCTTCGGGCTGTGGGTCAGCTTCTACCCGTTCAAGCAGGACGATTACCTGTCGATCATCGGCCACTGGCTGCGCTATTTCGGCTGCGACGACGCGGAAGTCGAAGCGGCGCGCGGCGATGCGCTGGTGTGGGCGCTGGAGCGCGGGTCGCGTTCAGGGCGCGTCGCATGGCAATTTGCTCGCGACTGGTCGGGCCGGAAGACCTCGGCATGAGCGACGCGCAGAAGAACACGGCTGGCCGCCCGGTGACCGAAGTGGCCGTCGGCGTGCTGATTCAACCGGACGGACACTATCTGCTGGCGCAGCGCCCGGCCGGCAAACCGTACGAAGGGTACTGGGAGTTTCCGGGTGGCAAGCTGGAGGCGGGCGAGTCGGTCGAGGCCGCGCTAGCCCGCGAGTTGCATGAGGAGCTGGGTATCGACGTCAAGGCGAGCCATCGCTGGCACACGCTCGAACACGACTACCCGCACGCCTATGTGCGGTTGTTCTTCTGCAAGGT
It encodes:
- a CDS encoding NUDIX domain-containing protein translates to MSDAQKNTAGRPVTEVAVGVLIQPDGHYLLAQRPAGKPYEGYWEFPGGKLEAGESVEAALARELHEELGIDVKASHRWHTLEHDYPHAYVRLFFCKVTEWTGEPHGREGQAFVWQALPADVSPLLPATIPVLEWLAAEKN